Genomic window (Pseudothauera hydrothermalis):
CATCACCCAGAGGTCGAAGTTGCGCGCGGCTTCCGACACCGGGATGCCGGTCGCAGACACCAGGCCGGCGGCGCCGATGACCGCAAAGATATTGAATACATTGCTGCCTACCACATTGCCCACCGCGATGTCGCGCTGGCCACGCACCGCGGCGACGATCGAGGTGGCCACTTCCGGCATCGAGGTGCCGACCGCGACCACGGTCAGACCGATCACCAGATCGCTCACCCCGAAGGCTTTGGCCAGCGCCACGGCGCCGTCGACCAGCCAATCGGCACCTTGCACCAGCATGCCCAGCCCGACCACGATCAGCGCCAGTTGCACGCTCCAATGGCGGTCCCAATTCGAGCTGGGGATTTCGCTGGCAAACTCTTCTTCTGCCGCCTTCGAGGCGCTGCGCGACTGGCGGATCAGAAACACGGTGTACGCCACTATCAGCGCAAACAGCACGCCGCCTTCGAAGCGGCTGATGTCAGCGTCTAGAGCCATCACCACCAGCAGCAAAGAGGCGCCGATCATGATCGGGATTTCCTGGCGGATGATCTGCTCGGCGACCACCAGCGGGGTGATCAGTGCTGAGATGCCAAGGATCAGTAAGACATTGGCAATGTTGCTGCCGACCACGTTGCCGACGGCCAGATCCGGCGCGCCCGACAGCGTGGCGTTCACCGATACTGCCAACTCCGGTGCGCTGGTGCCGAAGGCAACCACGGTCAGCCCGACGACCAGCGGTGAGATGCCCAAGGACACTGCCAGCCGTGCCGCACCGCGCACCATCAGGTCGGCGCCGACCACGAGGATGACCAGACCGAGAAGGAGCAAAGCGATATGTTCGAACATGGACAAGGGTAGGATTTCAGGCAATCGAAGAGCGGTGGGGTGCAAGCATAGCAAGGGCCGCCCAGGCAGTGCGGCCGTTGCAGTCGCTTACATTTTTACAGTCCAGCCTCGGCGCGTAGCGCCGCGGCCTTGTCGGTCTGCTCCCAGGTAAATTCCGGTTCGTCGCGGCCGAAGTGGCCGTAAGCGGCGGTCTTGGAATAGATCGGCCGCAGCAGATCCAGGGTCTGGATGATGGCCTTGGGACGCAGGTCGAAGTGCCCACGGATCAGGTCGACGATTTTTTCATCGCTGATCTTGCCGGTGCCGAAGGTGTTGACCATCAGGCTCACCGGCTTGGCCACCCCGATGGCATAGGCCACCTGCACCTCGCACTTGTCGGCAAGTCCAGCGGCGACCACGTTCTTGGCCACATAGCGCCCAGCGTAGGCCGCTGAGCGGTCCACTTTGGAAGGATCTTTGCCGGAGAAGGCGCCGCCGCCATGGTGGGCCGCGCCGCCATAGGTGTCGACGATGATCTTGCGCCCGGTCAGGCCGCAGTCGCCGTGCGGGCCGCCGATGACGAAGCGTCCGGTCGGGTTGATCAGGTAGCGGACATTGCCCTGCATCAGCGCCGGCGGCAGCACCGGTTTGATGATTTCCTCGATCACCGCCTCGGAAATCTGTGCGTGGGAAATCTCCGGGCTGTGCTGGGTGGACACCACCACGGTGTCGATCGCCACCGGCTTGCCGTCCACGTACTTCACGGTGAGCTGGCTTTTGGCATCCGGACGCAGCCACGGCAGGCGGCCGCTTTTACGCACTTCGGCCTGGCGCTGCATGATGCGGTGGGCGTAGTGGATCGGCAGCGGCATCAGGCTGGGTGTTTCGTTGCAGGCATAGCCGAACATCAGCCCCTGGTCGCCGGCGCCCTGCTCCAGTTCCAGCCCTTCGCCTTCATTGACGCCCTGGGCGATGTCCGGCGACTGCCGGTTGATTGCCGCCAGCACCGCGCAGCTTTTATAGTCGAAACCGATGTCAGAGCTGTCGTAACCGATCCGGCGGATCACGTCCTGGGCGATCTCACGATAGTTCGGGTGTGCGGAGGTGGTGATTTCGCCCGAAATGACCACCAGACCGGTGGAGACCAAAGTTTCGCAGGCTACACGGGCGTGCGGATCGTCGGCCAGAATGGCGTCGAGCACCCCGTCCGAGACCTGGTCGGCGACTTTGTCGGGATGGCCTTCGGAGACCGATTCGGAGGTGAAGAGAAATTCTCTAGACATGCGCTGCTCCAAAAAATGAAAAATCCCCGGTGCTTGTGGCGTCGTGGCCGACTCCGGGGATTTCACGAGCAGCCGACGCTTTAGCAGTATTTTTGTGCCGACTGAGACGCGGAAACCGGCGGCCGCCCTGCAAGTTGTCGTATTAACTCGGCGACTGGGCAATAATTATAGGCTTTCGAACCGGCCGGTCAAATCGGCCGTCCTTTTTTTTGCGCCGCGCTATTGCAGACCGTGATCACCGAGTTGTTGTTCCGCATGCTTTCGCGCCTGCCTTTGCGGGTGCTCCATCTCTTGGGCGCTTGGGCGGGCTGGTTGGTTTATTGCGCAGACGCCGGCTACCGTCGCCGTCTGCAAGACAACCTTGCGCTGGCCATCGGGCGGCATGACAGCGCGCTTGTCCGCCAAGCGGTGTGTGAGGCTGGCCGGCAGGCACTGGAGCTGCCCTGGTTGTGGCTACGCCCGGCCGAGGAGGTGGCCGCGGCGGTACGCCATGTGGAGGGTTGGGAGCATGTCGAAGCCGCACATGCTGGAGGCCGTGGCCTGTTGTTCCTGACCCCCCACCTGGGTTGTTTTGAGATCACCGCGCAGTATGTTGCTCGCTTCATGCCGATTACTGTGCTCTACCGTCCGCCGCGCAAGGCGGCTTTGCAGCCGCTAATGGAAGCTGGCCGTGCACGCGGGCAAATGCGCACCGCGCCGGCGGATGTCTCCGGTGTGCGTCAACTGGTCAAAGCCTTGCGCGATCACCAGGCGGTGGGCATGTTGCCCGATCAGGCGCCAGGCGTGGGCGAGGGCGTGTGGGCGCCGTTTTTCGGCCGTCCGGCGTGGACCATGACGCTGGCCGCGCGCATGGCCGAGGCCAAAAACGTATCGGTGCTCTATGTGTGGGCCGAGCGCCTGCCGCGTGGGCAAGGGTTCGTGCTGCGTTTCAGTCCAGGCAGTGAGCCGCTCGTCGGAACGCTGCAAGCCCGTTGTGCGGCTATCAACCGCAATATCGAACGGCTCATTTTGGCCTGTCCGGCGCAATACCTGTGGGGCTACCACCGTTACAAGCGGCCCAAGGGCGTACCGGCGCCCGAGCTTGGCGCATGAGCCGGCCGCGTATGTTTGGGGGCGCGTGTCGATGAGCAAGCAGTCCCGCAGCGCGCCTGGCCAAGTCCCCGGGCGTGTGTTCAGCCACCTGGGTGTGGCGGTTTTGTGGCTATTGCATTGGCTGCCAATGTCGGCGCTCGCGCCTCTGGGGGAAGTCTTCGGTGGGCTGCTATACCGTGTCGCGCGCCGGCGTCGTCATATCGTCGACACCAATTTGCGCCTGTGTTTTCCCGAATTGGACGATACTGCCCGTCACGCGCTGGCGCGCAGGCACTTTCTAGTGCTGGGCCGTAGCCTGCTGGAGCGCAGCCTGCTGTGGTGGGCGCCGCGCTCGCGTATCGAACGCCTAGTGCGCTTCGATGGTGACGGGCGGGTGCGGGAACTTTTGGCTGCCGGCCGGCCGGTCATCCTGCTGGCGCCGCATTTCGTCGGTCTGGACATGGGCGGCACACGGGTCACCATGGCCTTCGACATCGTCAGCATTTACGCACGGCAAAAAAACCCGGTGTTCGACCGCTGGTTGCTGCATGGGCGCAGCCGCTTCGGCAACCAGTTACTGCTGGCGCGCGAAGACGGTGTGCGGGCCACGGTGAAGGCCATGAAGGCCGGTCGTCCGTTTTACTATTTGCCGGACATGGATTACCGGCGCAAAGACTCGATTTTTGTGCCTTTTTTTGGCGTGCCTGCCGCCACCATCACCGGTCTGTCACGTTTGGCACGGCTGGCCGATGCCGCGGTGGTGCCTTGCGTGACCCGCATGCTGCCCGGCGGCCAAGGCTACCGGGTGGAATTTGGCGAACCGTGGGCAGATTTTCCCACCGCCGATATCGAGGCCGATACCGCGCGCATGAACCGTTGGGTGGAGACGGTCATTCGCGGCATGCCGGAGCAATACTATTGGGTGCATCGCCGCTTCAAAACCCGGCCGGCAGGCGAGCCGCGGCCTTATTGAGGGCGCTCGTCCGCCGGCCGGTCGCGTGCTGCCAGGCGGCGCAACACCAGCGGAAAAGCCGCGCTGCCAAGTAGGGCCACGGCCGACACCAGCAGCGCCAGACCGGCGCCGGTGCCGCCCAACAGCGGATGCACTGTGCCAAAGTCGAAGGCCAACAGGACGATGCCGGCCACAAGACAAACCAGGCCGGGAAGCCCCAGCAGCCAGGCCGTCAGCGGAATGGTGGCGGGTGTGTCGTTCATGGTCGCGGATTTTCGCACAAGGCAGCGATGGTGGACGCGCCGCGGCCGCTGCAGGACAATCCGCACATTGTTCATTGGATGCACTCTTCATGCGCATACGCTTTACCAAGATGCACGGTCTTGGCAACGATTTCGTGGTCATCGACGCGACGCGCGAACCGGTCGAACTCACCCCGGAGCGGGTGCGCCGGATTGCCGACCGCCATTTCGGCGTGGGCTGCGATCAACTGCTGGTGGTCGAGCCGCCCAGCCAGGCGGGCGTGGATTTCCGTTACCGCATTTTCAACGCCGACGGCGGCGAGGTGGAGCAATGCGGCAATGGCGCCCGCTGCTTTGTCCGCTTTGTGCACGACAAAGGCTTGACCGCCAAACGCGAAATCCGTGTCGAAACCCGCGCCGGAATCATCGCCCCGCGTCTGGAAGACGATGGCCAGGTGACCGTGGACATGGGCGTGCCGGTGCTGGAGCCGGCGCGCATTCCGTTTTTGTCCGATTCCGATGCGGTGGTGCAGCCGCTGGACGTCGACGGCCTCATGGTGCCGATTACCGCGGTATCGATGGGCAATCCGCATGCGGTGCAGGTGGTAGCCGATGTCGATGCCGCGCCGGTGGCCATTCAGGGGCCGCTCATCGAACGTCATCCGCGCTTTCCGGCCCGGGTCAACGCGGGCTTTATGCAGGTGGTGTCGCCTTCGTGCATCCGCCTGCGGGTATACGAACGCGGCGCGGGCGAGACTTTGGCCTGCGGCACCGGCGCCTGCGCCGCGGTGGTGGCCGGCATCCTGCGCGGACTGTTAGGCTCGCCAGTACGGGTGCAAACCCGCGGCGGCGAGCTGGAGATTGCCTGGGCGGGGAGTGGCGCGCCGGTGATGATGACCGGCCCGGCGGTGACCGTTTTTGAAGGCGAGATGATGCTTGCCTGAGCGCCGATCAACACGCGCAGCCGGCTGTCCGGGTGTGCGCGACAGGAGCCAACACGCGATGAACGCAGACGATGTCGCCCGTTATCTCAAACAAAACCCCGATTTTCTCGCCCAGCATAGCGAGCTTTTCGCCGAGCTCACCGTGCCGCATCCGCACGGCGGGCAGGCGATATCGCTGGCGGAACGTCAATTGCATGCGCTGCGCGACAAAATCCGCCAATTGGAGCACAAGCTCGCCGAACTGATCCGTTTTGGCGAAGAAAACGACGAACTCGGCGAAAAAGTGCACCGTTTCAGTCTGGCTCTTCTAGATGCGGCCGATTACGACAGCCTGCGTCATGCGCTGTTTCATCACCTGCAGGAAGACTTTGCGGTGCCGCATGTGGCGTTACGCATCTGGAACAGCGTCATCGCCCATGACGGCGAAGATTTCGCCGAAGTCAGCGAAGCGGTGCGCTTTTACGCCGGCGACCTGCGTCACCCCTATTGTGGCGCGCCCGGCCATATCGAAGTGCTCGGCTGGTTCGGCCAAGCCGCCCCGCATGTGCGTTCGGTGGCGCTGATGCCGCTGCGCCGCGGCGCCCAGGTGTTCGGCCTGCTCGCGCTCGGCAGCGAAGAGACCGAACGCTTCTATGCCGGCATGGGCACGCTCTATCTGGGCCGCATCGGCGAACTGGTGTCGGTCGCCTTACTGCGGCAACTCGGCTAAAACCGGTGGGCGAGACCGCAATCGAGCTGCCCGAGTGCATGACCGCCTACCTCGACTGGCTGGGCAACCAGCGGCGGGCGGCAGCACTGACATTGGAGAACTACCGGCGGGATCTGGCAGCGCTCTGCCGTCTGGCAGCGGGGCGCGCGCCGGAGGCGCTTGGTGCGCATGACATCCGCGCGTTCATGGCCCGCTTGCACGGTCAAGGGCTGGGTGGACGTTCGATCGCTCGTCGGCTGTCGGCATGGCGTGGCTTTTATCGCTGGCTGGTGCGCCATCGCGGACTGGCGGCCAACCCGGTCGAAGGGCTACGTCCGCCGCGCGCGCCGCGGCGGCTGCCCAAGGCGCTGTCGCCTGATCAGGCCCAGGCGCTGCTCGATGCAGAGACCGATGACGGCCCGCTGGCTTTGCGTGACCGCGCGATGTTCGAACTTTTCTATTCTTCCGGCTTGCGGCTGGCCGAACTGGCCGGTCTGAGCATGAACCGCGTGGCCGAGCTGGACGAAGGCTTGATCACCGTGACCGGCAAACGCGGCAAAACCCGCAGCCTGCCCGTGGGTGGCAA
Coding sequences:
- the dapF gene encoding diaminopimelate epimerase, translating into MRIRFTKMHGLGNDFVVIDATREPVELTPERVRRIADRHFGVGCDQLLVVEPPSQAGVDFRYRIFNADGGEVEQCGNGARCFVRFVHDKGLTAKREIRVETRAGIIAPRLEDDGQVTVDMGVPVLEPARIPFLSDSDAVVQPLDVDGLMVPITAVSMGNPHAVQVVADVDAAPVAIQGPLIERHPRFPARVNAGFMQVVSPSCIRLRVYERGAGETLACGTGACAAVVAGILRGLLGSPVRVQTRGGELEIAWAGSGAPVMMTGPAVTVFEGEMMLA
- a CDS encoding DUF484 family protein, whose protein sequence is MNADDVARYLKQNPDFLAQHSELFAELTVPHPHGGQAISLAERQLHALRDKIRQLEHKLAELIRFGEENDELGEKVHRFSLALLDAADYDSLRHALFHHLQEDFAVPHVALRIWNSVIAHDGEDFAEVSEAVRFYAGDLRHPYCGAPGHIEVLGWFGQAAPHVRSVALMPLRRGAQVFGLLALGSEETERFYAGMGTLYLGRIGELVSVALLRQLG
- the xerC gene encoding tyrosine recombinase XerC — protein: MTAYLDWLGNQRRAAALTLENYRRDLAALCRLAAGRAPEALGAHDIRAFMARLHGQGLGGRSIARRLSAWRGFYRWLVRHRGLAANPVEGLRPPRAPRRLPKALSPDQAQALLDAETDDGPLALRDRAMFELFYSSGLRLAELAGLSMNRVAELDEGLITVTGKRGKTRSLPVGGKAIAALRAWLAQRPALAKAEEQALFVSQRGDRLSPAAIRSRLARWARLAAVGVHVHPHMLRHSFASHLLQSSGDLRAVQELLGHASIQSTQVYTHLDYQHLAKVYDAAHPRARKRERKR
- a CDS encoding lysophospholipid acyltransferase family protein, giving the protein MSKQSRSAPGQVPGRVFSHLGVAVLWLLHWLPMSALAPLGEVFGGLLYRVARRRRHIVDTNLRLCFPELDDTARHALARRHFLVLGRSLLERSLLWWAPRSRIERLVRFDGDGRVRELLAAGRPVILLAPHFVGLDMGGTRVTMAFDIVSIYARQKNPVFDRWLLHGRSRFGNQLLLAREDGVRATVKAMKAGRPFYYLPDMDYRRKDSIFVPFFGVPAATITGLSRLARLADAAVVPCVTRMLPGGQGYRVEFGEPWADFPTADIEADTARMNRWVETVIRGMPEQYYWVHRRFKTRPAGEPRPY
- a CDS encoding calcium/sodium antiporter; protein product: MFEHIALLLLGLVILVVGADLMVRGAARLAVSLGISPLVVGLTVVAFGTSAPELAVSVNATLSGAPDLAVGNVVGSNIANVLLILGISALITPLVVAEQIIRQEIPIMIGASLLLVVMALDADISRFEGGVLFALIVAYTVFLIRQSRSASKAAEEEFASEIPSSNWDRHWSVQLALIVVGLGMLVQGADWLVDGAVALAKAFGVSDLVIGLTVVAVGTSMPEVATSIVAAVRGQRDIAVGNVVGSNVFNIFAVIGAAGLVSATGIPVSEAARNFDLWVMLAVAFACLPILITGREIARWEGGVFLGYYVAYTAWLVLSAQKHAALPAFSNVMLGYVIPLTVITLIVSVVCHNGRASGD
- the metK gene encoding methionine adenosyltransferase — translated: MSREFLFTSESVSEGHPDKVADQVSDGVLDAILADDPHARVACETLVSTGLVVISGEITTSAHPNYREIAQDVIRRIGYDSSDIGFDYKSCAVLAAINRQSPDIAQGVNEGEGLELEQGAGDQGLMFGYACNETPSLMPLPIHYAHRIMQRQAEVRKSGRLPWLRPDAKSQLTVKYVDGKPVAIDTVVVSTQHSPEISHAQISEAVIEEIIKPVLPPALMQGNVRYLINPTGRFVIGGPHGDCGLTGRKIIVDTYGGAAHHGGGAFSGKDPSKVDRSAAYAGRYVAKNVVAAGLADKCEVQVAYAIGVAKPVSLMVNTFGTGKISDEKIVDLIRGHFDLRPKAIIQTLDLLRPIYSKTAAYGHFGRDEPEFTWEQTDKAAALRAEAGL
- a CDS encoding lysophospholipid acyltransferase family protein, which translates into the protein MITELLFRMLSRLPLRVLHLLGAWAGWLVYCADAGYRRRLQDNLALAIGRHDSALVRQAVCEAGRQALELPWLWLRPAEEVAAAVRHVEGWEHVEAAHAGGRGLLFLTPHLGCFEITAQYVARFMPITVLYRPPRKAALQPLMEAGRARGQMRTAPADVSGVRQLVKALRDHQAVGMLPDQAPGVGEGVWAPFFGRPAWTMTLAARMAEAKNVSVLYVWAERLPRGQGFVLRFSPGSEPLVGTLQARCAAINRNIERLILACPAQYLWGYHRYKRPKGVPAPELGA